caatatcattagatagataatgaaatatattttcatatggtatctacaaaatatcatatttattgatagattcttctaaaattttggtcacacTTTAttttgacttttcaaaaaaaagCCTTAATCCTTGGGATGGAGATAGTAACTGTTATGTTTACATTCATATCAACATTAATTGAAACTACCTGTTTAACTAACAATATATAAAACCGGGAAAATATTGCATGATCCCAAGCTTcagatgataccatgataccaccTCTTAAAATTTAAGTTTACAAGTTTCTAAAAATTTCGAACAAAAATTGTTAGAGTTCACAAGATGTGTGTTTGCAATCCCTAGAATTTGAAGAACCAAATTCGAAATACCTTTTCGTTTCTCTTTGTGTATTTCGAGTCTGGTTCCGAAAATTCTAGGGATAGTAAAAACACATCTTATGAACACGCACaatatttttttgaaaatttgAGAAACTTGGAAATTTGTATTTTGAGGGAGTAGTATTATGGTATCATGTATAGAACAGTCAGGTTGAATTTCTATTAATgggttttccttttttatttctaGTTGAGCTAATACAAAGGGTTTAAACAATTAGGACAAAGAGTGTCAAAATCAATGCCCAATATTTTATATATATCTTTTGTACTTCAAAAAATAATACATTAATACTATCCTTTTCAGATGGAGCATGCTCATTGCGGATTGGAACCTTGGGTTATTTCCGCGATTCCAACCATGAAGTATAACTTTGAGGCCTTTCATTCAAAAGATGATGCCCAGTAAGTGCAACTATCTCTGTATGAACTTAAGATTTCATGGCGTCATTGTTTCTGGTATATGTTACATAATCTCCAACTTCAATGTTTTAGAACTTTTGCCACTGGGATGGATTCATCTCTTAGTAACTGGCCCGATGATTATCAATTCAATATATACAGTCATATAAGAGCAACCAGGACCCGTATTTTTCCGGCGAGAATACGGGTTTGGGCTGAAAGAGGCCCAGAACGGAGCCCGAACTCGCGGCCTGGCCCATAAAATGAGTTCGGGGCCCGAGAAACTGGACGGCCGCCCCTTACTTATACATGGCGCGGAGGCGAGCTGGGTTCCAAAACCCTACTCCCCGGCGAAAAGTCTCGACCTCCGGCAAGCAAATTATTCGCCGTCTTCGGCTTATTcgctccaccgccaccacccctcCCTTCGCAATGGCGCGAGCACGACAGGCCGGTAGGGGAGGGGGCTGAATCGGTGGCGGAGGATCGTCGACGCGTCCGCCGGGTGTGCGGTTGGAGGCGGACCGCGCGAGGCGGGCGCGCTCCGACGAAGCTTGGAAACGGGCGGACCGCAGGTGGCTGCGCAGGTTCGCTCGCCGGCTAGCACGCTCCAAGGCGCGCGATGGGGAAGCCGACGCGCTGCCCGCCGGCTCGTGCAGCCCGCCGCTGCCAGCGCTTCCGCCGCGCGGcgatagcgacgacgacgaggaagacgGGCTGGCTCTCACCTGCGGGAGCTCGGCGGAGGCGGCGCTGTTCGAGGTGGCCGCAGTCGTCCTCGCATAGGCGTCGCCGGCGCCAAAAActctcctcctccgccgcgcgtAGAGCCCTGGTGACAATCCCGGGCCAATTTTGGATCAAATTAGCACGCAGGAGCaggttttttttttgaggaaacgCAATGCGTTTCATTTCATAGCAAAGAAGGATGGTTTTACAAGATCACATCTCACGAGGGAGGTGTGTTACAGGGTATGGTACCACAGAAGCTCAGTGGACATCCCAATCTACCGGCAGCACGGCACGCAGACCTAACGCCTCGGCCTTAGCCCAGATGGAAGCTTCTGCCCGGATCTTGTCGCATGTGCCAGAGACCGAAGGCCGCTCACCCTCGAAGACACAAGCGTTACGGTGTTTCCAGACCATCCATGGTAGCAGAAGCGTCACAGTGGCCAGGCCTTTATGCATTGGCTTGGGCGTGTTCTGTCGCGCGATGATCCACCAGTCGCTCAAGGAGGCCTCATCGACGGGAGGGTTGTAGGTAAGCCGAAGCCATGGCAGGATCTCGTACCAAACTTGCCTCGAGAAAGGGCAGGCTAGTAGGATGTGCTGCATAGTCTCCGGCTCTTGATCGCAAGGATTaagccttttttttcttttccattTTCCATGACCGACAACAGCTTCGGAGTGGCATCTGCCGTAAAATGCACTGAACTTGAGGGGCAGGTTGATGTACTGGTTCGGTATCCTCAGCCAGAAGCTCCAGAAACTGGTCTCGGCCAGTTTCTCGAATTGCACTGCGTTCTTCACGGTCAAAATAAAAGGGGTATAAGCCTAAAAGAAGTCCCCCTTATTGCTACACTTCTGGGCTGAGAAAAGTATCTGTTCTAGAGCTTAAGGATAGTGTTACCAACACTAACTTCTTCCGTCATGGAATTGGTGTTCCGATGGGTTCTTATGGCACAATGGTCGACAAATTTGAACAAGGGTAGCGATCAAACTGTACTCAGTGCATTCACATGTTTGGCGACATAGTGTTGGGGCTTTTTAGAAAATTTGGCGTGGAGCTAGACTACAAGTTTTTGGCCAATGGAGGTGAAGATGCACAATTATAGCATTGAAGAGGGCCACTCATATCTATTTTTGTGTCAACAACTGAATGAGGCAATTAATGCTGGTTATACATACGTCATGGAGGATGCCTTGGAGACACTTGTGTTTGTCAGTATGCCTCTCACCCATGTAAGTCCCAGGCTCATCATATGGTCATGTTTTTTCCCTGAAGGAAAATGCAGAAAATGGTATAATGCTAATGGAGAGGAATTTGCACGATCATGGCTATGATCACAACTCCCCTCAGCAGTCCATGGTACAAGTCGTGCAATTCGTTTCTTTATATGGTTGAGGAACCATGTAAAAATGACGCGGGATACAAGTTATGCACACGACATCACCTTGAGTTCAAGACTTTTTCCGACCAAAGGATTTGTTGCTCTGGACTCTGGAGAGACCGTGGGATCCTGATATGTACCAGCTTGTTTGAAGGCCAGAGGATCTCAATGCCGAAGTGGGAGCCACAAAGCGTTGCAATCTGAGCAAGCCATTGCTTGGGGGTGTCACGACCAGTACCAGATCTCAGGTGGTAATCGTGATGAACGGGCGGCTTCGGTCGGGAGCCAGCTAGCCATGGTAGTATGCAGGGATGTTTAGAACAGCAAGCGCATAGAGAGGCCGGGGTGCTGGGGTAGGAGAGCAGCACGAGGTAGGAGACAGACTGATAGCTCTATTCATATCCTCTCATTGATTACGATCCTCTCCTTATAAAGGAGTTACAACCATGAGGCATACTCGGACTGGACTCTCAAATCTTTCCTAACTTAACTCTTTCCCTAAACAAATCAGACTCCTATGTAAACCAAACTACTACCTAATTGATGCCTGCAGAAGCTGGACGTACACGTCTCTTGTAATGCAGTCCGACCATGACAGGGGGCAAGCAATATTTCTTGGGGACGGTAATGTCATACCCGTGGATGTAGCTGCCCCGGGCCTAGTAGTCATGGGTTGTGGCCCAGGTGGGCTTGGGCTTGGGCTTgggcttgtgcttgtgcttgtgctggAGATGATAAAAGAAGCTGCGGCACTGGGAGGAGGGTATCGAAAAGAAAATGAATTGAACTGCTCCTTCTCTCGCCTGTCTTCTTCCTCTGGTCTAGATTCTCTTCTTCGGGTCCCATTGCTACCACAATCATCCAAGGTTAGGTGCTACCATAAGCCACCACTGTATCGGTCCCCCGATCCTCACCGGCGGCAACGGGACGTGACTTGATGGCACGTGGACACTCAAGGCTACATCATCAGTGCCTCGTAATTTGTGCAGTTTCGTCTTCTTCAGCCTAATCTCAAGAAACTTTACATGACACTACTTCCTCTGTCTAAAAATAGGTATCTTAGCtttatctagatacggatgtatctctaactaaaatgcatctagatacattcgTATCTAGACAAAAGTGAGACACCTATTTTTAGATGGAGTAGTTTTTTTCATGTAGCTCAACTtctgtttgtgtgtgtgtgtgtgtttttgtTTGTAAAATTAACTAAAAATCAGATTTAACGTTACAATGCTGCACTTGTTTTGGAAGATATCTGGTGAAAACTATGTGGAAACCATGTTTGGAAGTTAAAAAAACTCAAATAAGGTTTAGTTATTTGGCCATTTGGGTATGTGATGTTCGTTTGGGAAGCACACCTCCCAAGTGAATGAGTTTGGAACTGAACTTTCTCATTTGATAGCATCACCCTCCTCCAATATTATGTTTAATAAAAAAATTGTTGATGGAATTCTCACCGAAACTTGATTGCTCTGAACATTTTCTCATCTTTTTTATTGGTTCGGTCTGCTCATTTCGTCTTATCAAGTAATCACTGGGCATTGTCCAGCCTTGGTTGAAGTCACGCCTCTAGAAATTATGGAATTTTTTAGTTTAAGCATTTTAATGGATGTTTTCCTTTGGCAGGTGCTCCATATGTTTAGGTGAATACAATGAGAAAGAGATTCTACGAATCATACCAACATGTCGTCATAACTTCCACCTTATCTGCTTAGATGTATGGTTGCGGAAGCATACGACTTGCCCAATGTGCCGGGTCTCATTGAAAGAACTTCCTGATGGAAAGGCTGATGTAATACCTGCACGTGGCATCCCTGAATCTCCTACCATCCCAGCTGTTAACCCAACACCCGAATGGTTCCTCCCTACTCATCGAGTTCACGGAGGCCAACAGAACAGTACAGGCACGCAAGAAACAGTAGAAATGGTTATTGAGATCCGACAGTAAATCTATCATGAGATTGTCATGGAAAAGAAGAGAGAATATGCAATTAATTTCCCTGCAACATGCCATCACGGCTTCACTGTTGCAGCACCGGAATAAAATCAGAATTGTAGGGAACCTCGTTGCAATTGCAAGTAATGTAAACATTCACTGTACATCTCGAAATGTAGATTAACGTATTGTATTAAATTATAGGACATCTATGCTCTTGGTGTTCTTTTCTTATGCTTTAGTTGCTGAATCCAAACTAACAAAAGTAAAGCTTGGAGTTACAAAGTGTGGCATGTTTCCTTACATATTAGTGGCCACCTCTTTGTGATTTGGGAGATCTTAAGTAATGTTTCCCTTTGGGTTGGTAACTTGGTATGTTGCTTACTACATCATGATGGAATCCCTGAAACGTAACTTTCACTCATGTGCTGGTGCGATGTGTGTAGGTTGTATTTGTGTAACATAATTTTTGTTCTATGCTACAACTGACTTAACGACTGGACTGGTCGTTTGTCCTATATTTAGCTCATTTTTTTATTGAAATTTAGAAGTGCCAAGATAAATTTGCCAAGATCATACAATCATGATTACATACTGATCGCTACAAGTGTCACCAAGTGAAAAGTCAATGTGTGTACGAATAGATAACCTACAATGCAATAgggatgtattttttttttttgaacacaatATCATAAGCCACAAGGCCTGACATAAGGGGCTATCACTCTGAACAAATATATGCTTTTAAATTTTTTGATGGCATTTTCCTTAGCTAGTTGTCAAACATATTTGTAGCAGAACGTGGTTGGTACAGATTTCATGCAATCGTGAATAACAAACCAAACTGCCGGAGCGAATGTGCATTCGGAAAAAAATGTCTGATTATCTTGTCAGAATGAACAAAAGAACATTCTAGATAATTGACTGAAAAAATGTAATTGTCATacaataactactatattaaagggCAACAAACATCTTTTTTTACAGAATTTTGAGGCCTGTTTAGGATTAACGTGGAGCTGACACATATGCAATTTGGCTATTCTGGTTTCTGCTAATTCTTTTCTGTGTACAATTAGGGGTCTTGTAGCGTTTTGGTGGCAGGCTGATGTGTGATGCTTTGGTGAGTTATTGGTGTGGGCATAGCTGCATTTAGCCTGAAACTGTGGGGCTCTGGTACCTCAAGTCAGTCAAAGCGGTGCTCTCTTGAAGGCTGGACAACTTTGACACTCTCGAAGCCGTTAAGCTAATAACAACGGCGTTTCCCAAGGAGATGAGCATGGTGCTTGCAGCTGGGATGAGAGTATGATGGTGAAGTCTCATCGACGCGAGCTGGTGGCGAGCGCTCATGGGAGcgattcctctctctctctctctctctctctgagtAGCCTCCCTAATGGCGGCGCTCCTGATCCTTTCCCCTTCCTAAGTCcaacgccctcctctctctccttggCCGTTGTTTCCCCCCTAGCTGAGTTGCTCCCTGTAAAAGCCCCTTTTCTCCAGGGTGGTTAGTTAGGGACTAAAATCGGGAGGAGGCGGGAGGCGGGGGCGAGCGTGCCGGCAGAGCAGTTGGCGTGCAAGAGCGCCGCTAGGC
This region of Lolium perenne isolate Kyuss_39 chromosome 2, Kyuss_2.0, whole genome shotgun sequence genomic DNA includes:
- the LOC127335876 gene encoding putative RING-H2 finger protein ATL71, which produces MFGSELNLLSAALGFGMTAVFIAFVCARFFCCRAPAADDGGAQPPLDFDADFPADLSRQMEHAHCGLEPWVISAIPTMKYNFEAFHSKDDAQCSICLGEYNEKEILRIIPTCRHNFHLICLDVWLRKHTTCPMCRVSLKELPDGKADVIPARGIPESPTIPAVNPTPEWFLPTHRVHGGQQNSTGTQETVEMVIEIRQ